One stretch of Erpetoichthys calabaricus chromosome 14, fErpCal1.3, whole genome shotgun sequence DNA includes these proteins:
- the birc5a gene encoding baculoviral IAP repeat-containing protein 5a, translating into MVTPEECDLYFYEKRLQTYSGWPFTGGCACTPENMAKAGFIHCPTENSPDVVQCFFCYKELEGWEPEDDPLQEHKRHSPNCTFIGLKKSVEDMTLVELLKLQKDRQKFLLKKSTDETMEKFRQAAQNTRSELVKIITKAN; encoded by the exons ATGGTTACTCCAGAAGAATGTGACTTATACTTTTATGAAAAGCGATTGCAGACTTACTCCGGTTGGCCGTTTACAGGAGGTTGTGCTTGCACTCCTGAAAAT ATGGCGAAGGCAGGGTTTATCCACTGTCCCACAGAGAACAGCCCAGAcgttgttcaatgttttttctGCTATAAGGAGTTGGAAGGATGGGAACCAGAAGATGATCCTTT GCAAGAACATAAGCGTCATTCGCCAAATTGTACTTTCATCGGTTTAAAAAAGAGCGTGGAGGATATGACACTAGTAGAACTTTTAAAACTTCAGAAAGATCGCCAGAAGTTTTTGCTT aaaAAGTCTACTGATGAGACCATGGAAAAGTTTCGCCAAGCAGCCCAAAACACACGGTCGGAGTTGGTTAAAATAATTACCAAGGCTAACTAG